In the genome of Flaviflexus ciconiae, one region contains:
- a CDS encoding GNAT family N-acetyltransferase, with protein MTQALPDSFVRPAIISDVPFLGDMHATTMKATLAAALGHDLPAEVSAQLTSEALAKGWSDSISAPPSPAYRTLTAVEGAAIVGFAAIAPADQAMIGDAEDNPGTIEILALEVPRNNGRKGHGSRLLAAIAEFAEQDKAEEMQVWIMVGDEAKTRFFQGAGFAPRGIQRNLDLGTGTVTEQCWYTVLDPAE; from the coding sequence GTGACTCAAGCTCTTCCTGATTCCTTTGTCCGACCCGCCATCATCTCCGATGTGCCGTTCCTCGGTGATATGCATGCAACGACGATGAAGGCGACACTGGCCGCAGCGCTCGGCCACGACCTCCCCGCGGAGGTCTCAGCGCAGCTGACTAGTGAGGCACTCGCGAAGGGCTGGTCTGACTCAATCTCCGCCCCACCGTCACCGGCGTACCGGACCCTGACCGCCGTTGAAGGGGCAGCAATAGTGGGATTCGCCGCAATCGCCCCCGCCGACCAGGCCATGATCGGCGACGCCGAAGATAATCCCGGCACCATTGAGATCCTTGCCCTCGAGGTTCCCCGCAATAACGGCCGCAAGGGCCACGGCTCGCGCCTCCTTGCCGCAATCGCAGAGTTTGCCGAACAGGACAAGGCTGAGGAGATGCAGGTGTGGATCATGGTTGGTGACGAGGCAAAAACCCGCTTCTTCCAGGGCGCAGGCTTCGCACCTCGCGGCATCCAGCGCAACCTCGACCTCGGCACCGGCACCGTGACCGAGCAGTGCTGGTACACCGTCCTCGACCCAGCAGAGTAA